The region CGACCGGACCGGTGCGCTGCTCCTGCTCGACATAGCGAACGTCTACGCCAACGCTCGCAACCGGGGCACCGACCCGGTCGACCTGCTCGACCGGCTGCCGCTGGACCGGGTCGCGTACGTGCACGTCGCCGGGGGTGCCGAGCACGACGGGATCTACCACGACACGCACACCGACCCGACCCCCGCGCCCGTGCTCGACCTGGTCGGCGAGCTGTGCGCCCGGCACCGGCCACCGGCGCTGCTGCTCGAACGGGACGGGCGTTACCCACCGGCGCAGGCGCTGCGCGACGAACTCGACGCGATCGCCGCCGCCGCCGGCTACCCGGCGATCACGTGAGCGGGGACCGGCCACCCGTGGGCGGGGACCGGCCACCCGGTCGAGACCGGCTCGCCGCCCGACAGGCGGAACTGGTCGCGGCGCTGGTGTCCGGGGCGCCGGTGCCGACCGGCTTCGACACCCGGCTGGTCGGGGCGGCCCGCGACGCGCTGCTGAACAAGCGGGCCGGTGACGTCGGCCGGCACTGGCCGATGCTCGCCGCCGGGCTGGGCGCCGCCTGGCTGCCCACCTTCCGTACCTTCGCCGCCAATCGACCGACCACCGGCTCGCTGCGCGACGGCTGGGAGCTGGCCCGGGAACTGGCTGCCGCCGGTCGGCTGCCGGGGCCGGCGGCCGAGGAGCTGGCCGTCCGGGAGGCGACCTGGCGCTACGACGGCGCCTCGAACCCCCGGCCCCGGCGCGGTCCGGCGCTCGGTCGGGCCGGTGGGACCCTGGTGGTCCGGGTGGCCGGGCGGGTCCGGGTGCTGCGCGGCGGGCGCGGGTAGCAGCGGCCTTCGGGCGTACGGCAGGATCGTCGCCATGGATCTCGGACTCACCGACCGGGTGTACGTACTGACCGGCGCGTCGAACGGGCTCGGCTTCGCCACCGCCGAGCAGCTGGTGGCCGAGGGTGCCCGGGTGGTGCTCGCCGCCCGTGACCCCGGCCGGGTGGCGGCCGCCGTCGAGCGGCTGGGCGGCCCGGCGTACGCGACCGGCCTGGCCGCCACGCTCGGCGACCCGGACACCGCACAGCGCCTGGTCGACGCGGCCCACGAGCACTACGGTCGACTCGACGGAGCGCTCATCTCGGTCGGCGGACCACCCGTCGGCTCGGCCGACCAGGTGACCGACGAGCAGTGGCGGGAATCGTTCGAAACCGTCTTCCTCGGTACGATCCGGGCCCTCCGTACGGTCGCCGGGGCGCTGTCCGACGGCGGCGCGATCGGCCTGGTCCTGTCCAGCTCCGTCCGGGTACCAATCCCCCACCTGGGCATCTCGAACGGCCTGCGCCCCGGCATGGCGGCGGTGGCCAAGGAGATGTCCGACTCGTACGGCCCGCGCGGCGTGCGGTTCGTCAGCCTGCTCCCCGGTCGGATCATGACCGACCGCAACCGGCAGCTCTTCGCCGCCAGCGGCGACCCGGAACGCGCCCGCCTCGACGCGGAGTCGGCGATCCCGATCGGCCGGCTCGGTGACCCGGCCGAGTTCGGCCGGATCGCCGCGTTCGTGCTCTCCCCCGCCGCGAGCTACCTGACCGGGATCACCATCCCGGTCGACGGTGGCGCCCTGCGCGGCATCTGACCGTGCCGCGCGGCAGCGCAGTCGCCGCGTCGGGCCCGGTCCGGCCGGGACGGGCCGAGCTGGCCGCCGCGTACGGGCGGACGATTCCCGACCTGATCGCGCCCGGACTGGACGTGCTGTTCTGCGGCATCAACCCGGGGCTCTACTCGGCGGCGATCGGCCGGCACTTCGGCCGCCCCGGCAACCGTTTCTGGCCGGCGCTGCACCGGGGCGGGTTCACCCCCCGGTTGCTCGGCCCGACCGACCAGGAGGAACTGCTCGGCCTCGGCCTCGGCATCACCGACCTGGTGGAGCGGGCCACCGCGCGGGCCGACGAGTTGACCCCGGCCGAACTGGCCCTCGGTGGGCGGCGGTTGCGGGCGAAGGTGCGGCGGTACCGGCCGGCGTGGGTGGCGGTGGTCGGGGTGACCGCGTACCGGGTGGCGTTCGACCGGCGCGGCGCTGCCCTCGGCCACCAACCGGACGGCCTCGGCGGCGCGGGACTCTGGGTGCTGCCGAACCCGAGCGGGCTCAATGCCCACTACACCCCGGACCGGCTGGCCGGGACCTTCGCCGAACTACGCGCGGTGGTCCTGGCCGGCCGGGGCGGGCCGGACGAGCCGGCCGTCGATCCGGATCACTCCGGGTCGAAGTCGCGCCGGGCCACCGTGGTGACCGGCTCCGGGCCGACCGCGTCGGTGTAGGGCTTCGGGGAGTCGGCGACCGCGAACTGGGTGCGGTAGAGCTCGGCGTACAGCCCGCCGACCGCTACCAGTTCCTCGTGCCGGCCCCGTTCGACGACCCTGCCGTGGTCGAGCACCAGGATCTGGTCGGCGTCCCGAACGGTGGAGAGCCGGTGCGCGATGACCAGCGCCGTACGCCCGGTCAGCGCCACCGCCAGGGCCCGCTGTACGGCCGCCTCCGACTCCGAGTCGAGGTGTGCCGTCGCCTCGTCGAGGATGACGATGGACGGTGCCTTGAGCAACAGCCGGGCGATCGCTATGCGTTGCTTCTCCCCACCGGAGAACCGGTACCCGCGCTCGCCGACCATCGTCTCCAGCCCCTCGGGCAGGGCCCGGACCAGCTCCTCGACCTGGGCACCACGCAGCGCCGCCCAGAGTTCCGCGTCGGTCGCGTCCGGCTTGGCGTACCGGAGGTTCTCGGCGATCGTCTCGTGGAACAGGTGGGAGTCCTGGGTGACCACGCCGATCTCGTCGCGCAGCGAGTCGAAGGTGGCGTCGCGTACGTCGACGCCGCCGACGCGTACCTCGCCGTCGGTGACGTCGTAGACCCGCGAGACCAGCATCGAGGTGGTCGACTTGCCGGCACCGGAGGGGCCGACCAGCGCCACCATCTGTCCCGGTTCGACGGCGAAGGAGACCCCGCGCAGCACCGGTTCGGAGACGGTCCGGTCGAGCGCGGCGACGTCCTCCAGCGAGGCGAGCGACACCTCGGCCGCACTCGGGTAGCGGAACCGTACGTCGCGGAACTCCAGCCGGCCGTTCCCGCGCGGGATGGTGACGGCGTCCGGCTTCTCCGAGATCGACGGCTTCAGGTCGAGCACCTCGAAGACCCGGTCGAAGGAGACCAGCGCGCTCATCACGTCGACCCGGACGTTGGACAGCGCGGTCAGTGGCCCGTACAGGCGGGTGAGCAGCAGGGCGAGGGTGACGACCGTACCGGCGCTGACCGAGCCGTTGACCGCGAGCCAGCCGCCGAGCCCGTATGTGAGCGCCTGGGCCAGCGATGCGACGAGCAGCATCGCCACGAAGAAGGTACGGGAGTACATGGCGGTCTGTACGCCGATGTCGCGTACCCGGTCGGCTCGCTCGGCGAACCGGCGGGCCTCCTCCTCGGGCTTGCCGAAGAGCTTGACCAGCAGTGCGCCGGCCACCCCGAACCGCTCGGTCATGGTGGCGTTCATCTTGGCGTCGAGGTTGTACGCCTCCCGGGTGATCTCGGCCAGCCGCTTGCCGACCCGGCGGGCCGGGATGACGAAGATCGGCAGCAACACCAGCGAGATGACGGTGATCTGCCAGGAGAGGGTGAACATCACGACGGCGGTGAGAACGAGCTGGATGATGTTGCTGACCACACCGGACAGCGTCGAGGTGAACGCGCGCTGCGCGCCGGTCACGTCGTTGTTGAGCCGGCTGACCAGCGCACCGGTCTGGGTACGGGTGAAGAACTGGAGCGGCATCCGCTGGACGTGGTCGTAGACCCTGGTCCGCAGGTCGAGGATGATGCCCTCGCCGATCCGGGCGGAGTACCAGCGCTGGGCCAGCGAGAGCAGTGCGTCGACGACCGCGAGCCCGGCGATGAACAGGGCCAGCCGGACCACGATGGCGCCCGCCTCGGTGCCACCCTTGCTGATGGTGTTGATCACGTCCCCGGCGAGCACCGGGGTGGCCACGCCGATCACGGCGGAGAGGACCACCGTGATCAGGAAGACGACGATGTCCCGCCGGTACGGTCCCGCGAAGGCGACGATCCGCCGGGTGGCTCCCCGACTGAGCTGGTGGCTACG is a window of Micromonospora sp. NBC_01699 DNA encoding:
- a CDS encoding SDR family oxidoreductase — its product is MDLGLTDRVYVLTGASNGLGFATAEQLVAEGARVVLAARDPGRVAAAVERLGGPAYATGLAATLGDPDTAQRLVDAAHEHYGRLDGALISVGGPPVGSADQVTDEQWRESFETVFLGTIRALRTVAGALSDGGAIGLVLSSSVRVPIPHLGISNGLRPGMAAVAKEMSDSYGPRGVRFVSLLPGRIMTDRNRQLFAASGDPERARLDAESAIPIGRLGDPAEFGRIAAFVLSPAASYLTGITIPVDGGALRGI
- the mug gene encoding G/U mismatch-specific DNA glycosylase, translating into MPRGSAVAASGPVRPGRAELAAAYGRTIPDLIAPGLDVLFCGINPGLYSAAIGRHFGRPGNRFWPALHRGGFTPRLLGPTDQEELLGLGLGITDLVERATARADELTPAELALGGRRLRAKVRRYRPAWVAVVGVTAYRVAFDRRGAALGHQPDGLGGAGLWVLPNPSGLNAHYTPDRLAGTFAELRAVVLAGRGGPDEPAVDPDHSGSKSRRATVVTGSGPTASV
- a CDS encoding ABC transporter ATP-binding protein, whose translation is MAGGGMGSMGGWSTLRSMRSRDEVRSHQLSRGATRRIVAFAGPYRRDIVVFLITVVLSAVIGVATPVLAGDVINTISKGGTEAGAIVVRLALFIAGLAVVDALLSLAQRWYSARIGEGIILDLRTRVYDHVQRMPLQFFTRTQTGALVSRLNNDVTGAQRAFTSTLSGVVSNIIQLVLTAVVMFTLSWQITVISLVLLPIFVIPARRVGKRLAEITREAYNLDAKMNATMTERFGVAGALLVKLFGKPEEEARRFAERADRVRDIGVQTAMYSRTFFVAMLLVASLAQALTYGLGGWLAVNGSVSAGTVVTLALLLTRLYGPLTALSNVRVDVMSALVSFDRVFEVLDLKPSISEKPDAVTIPRGNGRLEFRDVRFRYPSAAEVSLASLEDVAALDRTVSEPVLRGVSFAVEPGQMVALVGPSGAGKSTTSMLVSRVYDVTDGEVRVGGVDVRDATFDSLRDEIGVVTQDSHLFHETIAENLRYAKPDATDAELWAALRGAQVEELVRALPEGLETMVGERGYRFSGGEKQRIAIARLLLKAPSIVILDEATAHLDSESEAAVQRALAVALTGRTALVIAHRLSTVRDADQILVLDHGRVVERGRHEELVAVGGLYAELYRTQFAVADSPKPYTDAVGPEPVTTVARRDFDPE